The Enoplosus armatus isolate fEnoArm2 chromosome 2 unlocalized genomic scaffold, fEnoArm2.hap1 SUPER_2_unloc_1, whole genome shotgun sequence genome includes a window with the following:
- the LOC139307086 gene encoding multivesicular body subunit 12A-like: MGVGVRMDSVLPALTRKTKKFRLLTKKLFACQTVSPRRDRSEYRDRMSLMERGGVRPITAVAWTSNTSTCPKDFNLISITEDGATANFTRSFAMKSGYYLCYSKDLAGGMVVSDIQLISDKDSIPHGYCYIAEHLEPKTSVSKKKRVCVRVVPVGSVDTAVLDIKLTAKSKMMLQHYTYVGDIHGYVLWCRKGYFSSPMPQAKPRSVSLDIRRLSLEQPSAPLPLRPSNPPPPLPHHKLSQRRYSLHTKDNLDKPADSSIQGNTALDGVPFSLHPKFDIHANGTAQLNSQLNNIRIKSLQDIENEYNYTFVVEESAAKRTRPSVPTGGPPSAQ; the protein is encoded by the exons ATGGGAGTTGGAGTCAGAATGGATTCGGTACTTCCTGCTTTGACAAGGAAGACCAAGAAATTTCGGCTGTTAACTAAAAAGTTGTTCGCCTGCCAAACAGTTTCACCTCGAAGAGACAGAAGTGAATACAGAGACAGA aTGTCTTTGATGGAGCGTGGGGGAGTCCGGCCAATTACAGCAGTGGCATGGACCTCCAACACCAGCACCTGCCCCAAAGATTTTAACCTG ATCAGCATCACAGAAGACGGCGCAACAGCGAACTTTACACGCAGCTTTGCCATGAAGTCTGGATATTACCTTTGTTACAGCAAG gACTTAGCAGGCGGTATGGTAGTGTCAGACATTCAGCTTATTTCAGATAAGGACTCTATTCCTCACGGTTATTGCTATATAGCAGAACACCTTGAACCAA agaCCTCTGTTTCGAAGAAgaagcgcgtgtgtgtgcgcgtcgTCCCAGTGGGCAGTGTGGACACAGCTGTGTTGGATATCAAACTTACAGCCAAAAGCAAAATGATGTTGCAGCACTACACATATGTGGG AGACATCCATGGCTACGTGTTGTGGTGCAGAAAGGGATATTTTTCTAGCCCCATGCCCCAAGCCAAGCCCCGCAGTGTCAGCCTGGACATCCGCAGACTCTCACTGGAGCAGCCGTCTGCTCCTCTGCCCCTCAGACCCAG caaccctcctcctccactgccacATCATAAACTGAGCCAGAGACGCTACAGCCTCCACACCAAGGACAACTTGGACAAACCTGCTGACAGCAGTATCCAGGGAAACACAG CCCTGGATGGAGTTCCCTTTAGCCTTCACCCAAAGTTTGATATCCATGCAAACGGCACG gCTCAACTGAACTCTCAATTAAACAACATTCGCATAAAGTCTCTCCAAGACATTGAAAATGAG tataACTACACTTTTGTAGTGGAGGAATCTGCAGCCAAGAGGACCAGACCATCAGTGCCGACCGGAGGCCCCCCGTCAGCTCAGTGA
- the LOC139307091 gene encoding transcription factor AP-4-like yields the protein MEYFMMPTDKIPSLQHFKKTEKDVIGGLCSLANIPLSPETAQDQERRIRREIANSNERRRMQSINAGFQSLKTLLPHTDGEKLSKAAILQQTSDYIFALEQEKTQLLAQNNQLKRFIQEFSGSSPKRRRAEEKDEGIGSPDTLEEEKVEELRREMLELRQQLDKERSARMQMEEQVRSLDTQLHPERLKVITQQVEEEQALLQSQTLLRLQQIHSAVLAPPTPPAPTHHPTVIVPAPTLTQHPHHHVTVVTMSPSVHSSTVSTSRQNLDTIVQAIQHIERTQERRASAEEEQRRAVIVSPAHVAMDTACSDTDTDTEGEDCSMN from the exons ATGGAATATTTCATGATGCCGACAGACAAGATACCCTCTTTACAGCACTTCAAGAAGACGGAGAAGGATGTTATTGGAGGTCTCTGCAG CCTGGCCAACATCCCTCTCAGTCCGGAGACGGCCCAGGACCAGGAGAGACGAATACGCAGAGAGATTGCCAACAGCAACGAACGCCGGCGCATGCAGAGCATCAACGCAGGCTTCCAGTCCCTCAAAACGCTCCTGCCCCACACAGACGGAGAGAAGCTCAGCAAG GCGGCCATCTTGCAGCAGACGTCCGACTACATCTTCGCCTTGGAGCAGGAAAAGACACAGCTCCTGGCACAGAACAACCAGCTCAAACGTTTCATCCAG GAGTTTAGTGGCTCATCACCTAAGAGGAGGCGAGCAGAGGAGAAGGATGAGGGGATCGGGTCCCCAGACacgctggaggaggagaaagtcgaggagctgaggagggagATGTTAGAGCTGCGACAGCAACTGGACAAGGAGCGCTCGGCTCGTATGCAGATGGAGGAGCAG gtgcGATCTCTGGACACCCAGCTGCACCCAGAGCGTCTGAAGGTGATCactcagcaggtggaggaggagcaggcgctcctccagagccagacGCTGTTACGGCTGCAGCAGATCCACTCCGCc gtgcTGGCTCCCCCCACTCCCCCTGCCCCAACCCACCACCCCACAGTCATCGTCCCGGCCCCAACACTAACCCAGCACCCCCACCATCACGTCACCGTGGTGACCATGAGCCCGTCTGtccacagcagcactgtgtccACGTCCAGACAGAACCTGGACACTATTGTGCAG GCCATCCAGCACATCGAACGCACtcaggagaggagagcgagcgcagaggaggagcagaggcgAGCGGTCATCGTTAGCCCCGCCCACGTCGCCATGGACACCGCctgctcagacacagacaccgacacagagggagaggactGCTCAATGAACTGA